A genomic window from Lycium barbarum isolate Lr01 chromosome 4, ASM1917538v2, whole genome shotgun sequence includes:
- the LOC132634821 gene encoding SUMO-conjugating enzyme UBC9-like, with the protein MASKRILKELKDLQKDPPTSCSAGPVGEDMFHWQATLMGPPDSPYTGGLFLITIHFPPDYPFKPPKVAFRTKVFHPNINSNGSICLDILKEQWSPALTISKVLLSICSLLTDPNPDDPLVPEIAHMYKTDRNKYETTARSWTQKYAMG; encoded by the exons ATGGCGTCGAAGCGAATTCTGAAAGAGCTCAAGGATCTGCAGAAAGATCCTCCTACTTCTTGCAGCGCTG GCCCGGTTGGCGAAGATATGTTTCACTGGCAAGCAACACTTATGGGTCCACCTGACAGTCCCTATACTGGTGGACTGTTTCTCATTACCATTCATTTTCCACCTGATTATCCATTTAAGCCACCCAAG GTAGCTTTTAGGACAAAGGTTTTCCACCCAAACATCAACAGCAATGGTAGCATTTGCCTTGACATTCTGAAGGAACAGTGGAGCCCAGCGCTTACAATCTCCAAG GTGTTGCTGTCGATCTGTTCACTGCTGACTGACCCTAATCCCGATGATCCTTTGGTGCCGGAGATTGCTCACATGTACAAGACTGACAGAAACAAGTATGAGACAACTGCTCGGAGCTGGACCCAAAAGTATGCCATGGGTTAG
- the LOC132634822 gene encoding probable inactive receptor kinase At4g23740 yields the protein MVKDLSFRFLKMEGWWIFYLSFLVSIFLFSEGTVLDNDKQALLDFVSQFPHLHPLNWDTNSSVCKNWTGVGCNEDGSRVIALRLPGVGFNGPIPNNTLSRLTALQILSLRSNGINGTFPMDFSNLKNLSYLYLHYNNLSGPLPFDFSVWKNLTSLNLSNNRFNGTIPSSISGLSHLTSLNLANNSLSGNIPDLNLPNLQLLNLSNNNLIGAVPKSLQRFPKNVFIGNDVSLLDYPVSNSSIVALPQQPNPKSDGKLSERALLGIIIASSVIGVLGFGFLMVVCCFRRKKEDGLFPGKMEKGDMSPEKAISRSQDANNRLVFFEGCNYAFDLEDLLRASAEVLGKGTFGMAYKAILEDATTVVVKRLKDVGAGKKEFEQQMEVVGSIKHENVVELRAYYYSKDEKLTVSDYFSEGSVAAMLHGKRGDNRIPLDWETRLRISIGAARGLARIHTENGGKLVHGNIKSSNIFLNCKQFGCVSDVGLSTIMSSLAHPVARAAGFRAPEITDTRKATQASDVFSFGVLLLELLTGKSPIHTTNGDEIIHLVRWVHSVVREEWTAEVFDLELLRYPNIEEEMVEMLQIAMSCVVRMPDQRPKMCEVVKMIENVRVRPTGLENQLSSEGKTENSTPRAAATPVPETQSDSQ from the exons ATGGTTAAAGATTTGAGCTTTAGGTTCTTGAAAATGGAGGGTTGGTGGATTTTTTATCTGAGTTTCTTAGTGAGTATATTTCTGTTTTCAGAAGGCACTGTTCTTGATAATGATAAGCAAGCATTGTTGGATTTTGTTAGCCAGTTTCCACATTTGCACCCTTTAAACTGGGATACAAATTCTTCAGTTTGCAAGAACTGGACTGGAGTGGGTTGTAATGAAGATGGTTCTAGAGTAATAGCACTTAGGTTACCTGGGGTTGGGTTTAATGGTCCAATTCCTAATAATACACTTAGCCGTTTAACTGCATTGCAGATCTTGAGCCTTAGATCTAATGGTATCAATGGTACTTTCCCTATGGATTTTAGTAACCTCAAAAACTTATCTTATCTTTACCTTCATTACAACAATTTATCAGGTCCTTTGCCTTTTGATTTCTCTGTTTGGAAAAACTTGACTAGTTTGAACTTGTCAAACAATAGATTCAATGGCACTATACCTAGTTCAATATCGGGTTTAAGTCATCTTACTTCCTTGAATCTTGCTAACAACTCACTTTCTGGTAACATTCCTGATTTGAACTTGCCCAACTTGCAGCTACTGAATTTGTCAAACAATAACCTTATAGGTGCTGTGCCAAAATCACTTCAAAGATTTCCAAAAAATGTGTTCATTGGTAATGATGTGTCTTTACTCGACTACCCCGTTTCGAATTCCTCTATTGTTGCCCTGCCTCAGCaaccaaatccgaaatccgatgGTAAATTGAGTGAGAGGGCTTTACTTGGGATTATTATAGCTAGTAGTGTAATTGGGGTTCTTGGATTTGGTTTCTTGATGGTTGTTTGTTGttttagaagaaaaaaagaagatgGTTTATTTCCTGGAAAGATGGAGAAGGGAGATATGTCTCCCGAAAAGGCGATTTCGAGGAGTCAAGATGCTAATAATAGATTGGTTTTCTTTGAGGGTTGTAACTATGCATTTGATTTAGAAGATTTGCTTAGAGCTTCTGCTGAGGTATTGGGGAAAGGCACGTTTGGTATGGCGTATAAAGCGATATTAGAAGATGCTACCACAGTGGTTGTGAAGAGGTTGAAAGATGTTGGTGCTGGGAAAAAGGAGTTTGAGCAACAAATGGAGGTTGTTGGAAGTATAAAACATGAAAATGTAGTGGAGCTTCGAGCATATTACTATTCGAAAGATGAAAAGCTTACTGTCTCTGACTATTTCAGTGAGGGTAGTGTTGCTGCAATGCTCCATG GTAAACGAGGAGATAACAGGATCCCTTTAGATTGGGAAACTCGACTTAGAATCTCCATTGGTGCAGCGAGAGGTCTTGCTAGGATACACACTGAGAATGGTGGCAAGCTAGTTCACGGAAACATTAAATCCTCAAACATCTTTCTGAACTGTAAACAATTCGGTTGTGTATCTGATGTTGGTCTGTCAACAATAATGAGCTCGTTAGCCCATCCAGTTGCTCGTGCTGCTGGTTTTCGGGCCCCAGAAATAACAGACACCCGAAAAGCCACACAAGCTTCTGATGTGTTCAGCTTTGGTGTGTTGTTATTGGAGCTTTTGACAGGTAAATCCCCCATCCATACAACGAACGGAGATGAGATTATACACTTGGTTCGGTGGGTCCATTCAGTGGTCCGAGAGGAGTGGACTGCTGAAGTATTCGACTTGGAACTATTGAGGTACCCAAATATAGAGGAAGAAATGGTGGAAATGTTACAGATAGCAATGTCTTGTGTGGTAAGGATGCCAGATCAAAGACCAAAAATGTGTGAGGTCGTTAAAATGATCGAGAATGTTCGCGTTCGTCCTACTGGCTTAGAGAATCAGCTTTCATCTGAAGGAAAAACAGAAAATTCAACACCAAGAGCAGCAGCCACACCTGTGCCTGAGACACAGTCTGATTCTCAATGA